From the Acidovorax carolinensis genome, one window contains:
- the fliJ gene encoding flagellar export protein FliJ: MSTLNALTVAVEVASRKRDEARRLLQDAQGAQQAAQDQLDQLQGYARETEGRWGMRADAAVQPEVMFHHYQFMDRLGHAAGLQTTVVGEHASRVQDATRNLLDAELRLASLRKVVEKRQQDHERQQMRREQKQTDERASMQVRNAINGPHGQEY; this comes from the coding sequence ATGTCAACCCTGAACGCCCTGACAGTGGCCGTGGAAGTGGCCTCGCGCAAGCGCGATGAGGCCCGGCGGCTGTTGCAGGATGCGCAGGGTGCGCAGCAAGCCGCGCAGGACCAGCTGGACCAGTTGCAGGGCTATGCCCGGGAAACCGAAGGGCGCTGGGGTATGCGCGCGGACGCCGCCGTGCAGCCCGAGGTGATGTTCCACCACTACCAGTTCATGGATCGCCTGGGCCATGCTGCGGGCCTGCAGACCACGGTGGTGGGTGAGCACGCCAGCCGGGTGCAGGACGCCACCCGCAACTTGCTCGACGCAGAGTTGCGCCTGGCCAGCTTGCGCAAGGTGGTTGAAAAGCGCCAGCAGGACCACGAACGCCAGCAGATGCGCCGCGAGCAGAAGCAAACCGATGAGCGCGCCTCGATGCAGGTGCGCAATGCGATCAATGGCCCGCATGGCCAGGAGTACTGA
- a CDS encoding flagellar hook-length control protein FliK → MEPTRISAPQGSQGAQGTQSTRAKGNVQQAGGPVDPSAQGGFMALLASLDSAVPGDGVAPDGAGDPALLNADPASLAAWQGLLAPGAVPATAAPGSTATLGAGGVPGSDWLPAADGLVAQTAMLDGAADVSGVKPPGGAVAGYSRMFSRIQNALSQGGELPGSVAGVIGSEKKQALTMAAVAAAQGAQAVVDSRALGGPLPDAGLRDGRELAGGQGGAAPAFSLDAFAESRVPQRAGSASSGDAGGRPSAEAAWGDWGVAHPGPEAAGVDAAAAFADPAQVGAEEQVADQVAYWVNQKTQNAEMTLDRDGQPVQVTVSLSGSEAHVTFRSDQAQTRELLDSSMSQLRDLLRDEGLLLSGTTVGTTARDGASPNDSGQRQGREGERRTQVVASVPAAVATVRRPGDAPERAVDIFV, encoded by the coding sequence ATGGAACCAACACGCATCTCTGCCCCGCAAGGCAGCCAGGGCGCCCAGGGTACCCAGTCCACGCGCGCAAAAGGAAACGTGCAGCAAGCCGGTGGCCCTGTGGACCCCTCGGCCCAGGGCGGGTTTATGGCGTTGCTGGCGTCTCTGGACAGCGCGGTACCGGGTGATGGGGTTGCCCCAGACGGTGCGGGAGACCCCGCACTTCTGAATGCCGACCCGGCTTCACTGGCCGCCTGGCAGGGGCTGCTGGCGCCTGGGGCTGTGCCCGCGACCGCGGCGCCCGGGTCTACGGCAACGCTTGGCGCTGGGGGGGTGCCCGGTTCCGATTGGTTGCCCGCCGCCGATGGCCTGGTGGCGCAGACGGCGATGCTCGATGGCGCTGCGGACGTGTCGGGCGTGAAGCCGCCCGGCGGCGCCGTGGCGGGCTACAGCCGCATGTTTTCGCGCATTCAGAATGCACTGTCGCAAGGGGGTGAGCTGCCGGGTTCGGTGGCTGGCGTCATTGGGTCAGAAAAAAAGCAGGCATTGACGATGGCTGCTGTTGCCGCCGCACAGGGTGCTCAGGCCGTCGTGGATTCGCGTGCCCTGGGTGGTCCGTTGCCCGACGCAGGCTTGCGCGACGGGCGCGAGTTGGCGGGCGGGCAGGGCGGCGCTGCACCTGCGTTCTCACTGGACGCCTTTGCTGAAAGCCGGGTGCCCCAACGCGCAGGCAGTGCTTCCAGTGGTGACGCAGGTGGCCGCCCTTCCGCAGAAGCCGCATGGGGCGACTGGGGAGTAGCCCACCCCGGGCCGGAGGCGGCGGGCGTCGACGCTGCGGCCGCGTTTGCGGATCCAGCGCAGGTGGGGGCCGAAGAGCAGGTCGCGGACCAGGTGGCCTACTGGGTGAACCAGAAAACCCAGAACGCCGAAATGACACTGGACCGCGACGGGCAGCCGGTGCAGGTGACCGTTTCGCTCTCGGGCAGCGAGGCCCATGTGACGTTTCGCAGTGATCAGGCGCAGACCCGCGAGTTGCTGGATTCGAGCATGTCCCAGTTGCGGGATCTGCTGCGCGACGAGGGTCTGCTGTTGTCGGGCACCACGGTGGGAACCACGGCGCGCGATGGCGCTTCGCCCAACGACTCCGGACAGCGCCAGGGCCGGGAAGGCGAGCGGCGCACACAGGTGGTGGCGTCGGTGCCGGCTGCCGTGGCAACGGTGCGGCGCCCTGGCGATGCGCCTGAGCGGGCCGTGGACATCTTTGTGTGA
- a CDS encoding response regulator, which translates to MQSILAVDDSPSMRKMVSFTLTGAGYHVVEAVDGQDALEKAETHDIHLVLADQNMPRLDGIGLTRKLREHPKFKTIPILILTTESSDQMKQAGRAAGATGWLVKPFDPSRLIEVIQKVIR; encoded by the coding sequence ATGCAATCGATCCTTGCCGTAGATGATTCACCTTCCATGCGAAAAATGGTGTCTTTTACCCTCACGGGTGCTGGCTACCATGTGGTGGAAGCCGTGGATGGGCAGGATGCCCTGGAAAAGGCGGAAACCCACGACATCCATCTGGTGCTCGCGGACCAGAACATGCCCAGACTCGATGGCATCGGCCTGACTCGCAAGCTGCGCGAGCACCCAAAATTCAAGACCATTCCCATATTGATTCTGACCACTGAATCCAGTGACCAGATGAAACAGGCCGGCCGTGCTGCAGGCGCTACGGGATGGCTGGTGAAGCCCTTTGATCCGAGCCGATTGATCGAAGTGATTCAGAAAGTCATCCGCTGA
- the fliM gene encoding flagellar motor switch protein FliM — protein sequence MSDSFLSQEEVDALLEGVTGESQKSVEEVAEAGAVRNYDISSQERIVRGRMPTMEIVNERFARNFRIGLFNFIRRSPEISVGTVSVQRYSAFLRELAVPTNFNIVAIRPLRGSGLIVCEPSLVFGIIDTLYGGVGKFQTRIEGRDFSPTEQRVINRLVDVICAEYKKAWHGIYPLELEYQRSEMQPQFANIATPSEIVVSTAFQLEIGDLSGAIHICMPYATLEPIRDVLYSSTQGDSIEVDRRWVRVLTREIQAAEVTLVAELARADATVEQLLAMKPGDFIELDREPRIRASIGGVPIFECQYGTHNSKYAIRIEECLRNADMSWMGEKDVH from the coding sequence ATGAGTGATTCATTTCTATCCCAGGAAGAGGTTGACGCCCTTCTGGAAGGGGTCACCGGAGAGAGTCAGAAATCGGTCGAGGAAGTCGCCGAGGCGGGGGCTGTCCGCAACTACGACATTTCCAGCCAGGAACGTATTGTTCGTGGCCGCATGCCGACGATGGAAATCGTCAACGAACGGTTTGCGCGCAATTTCCGCATCGGGCTGTTCAACTTCATCCGGCGCAGTCCCGAAATCTCGGTGGGCACCGTCTCGGTGCAGCGCTACAGCGCCTTCCTGCGCGAACTGGCGGTTCCGACCAACTTCAACATTGTGGCCATCCGGCCGTTGCGTGGCAGTGGTCTGATCGTGTGCGAGCCCTCGCTGGTGTTCGGCATCATCGACACGCTGTATGGCGGCGTGGGCAAGTTTCAGACCCGGATCGAGGGGCGGGATTTTTCCCCTACCGAGCAGCGCGTCATCAATCGGCTGGTGGATGTCATCTGCGCCGAGTACAAGAAGGCTTGGCACGGTATCTATCCGCTGGAGCTGGAATACCAGCGTTCGGAAATGCAGCCCCAGTTTGCGAACATCGCAACGCCCAGTGAAATCGTGGTTTCGACGGCCTTTCAACTGGAGATCGGCGACCTCTCGGGCGCCATCCATATCTGCATGCCCTACGCCACCCTGGAGCCGATTCGTGACGTGCTGTATTCGTCCACGCAGGGTGATTCGATCGAGGTGGATCGCCGGTGGGTGCGTGTCCTGACGCGCGAAATCCAGGCGGCCGAAGTGACCCTGGTGGCGGAATTGGCGCGGGCCGATGCCACCGTGGAGCAGTTGCTGGCCATGAAGCCCGGCGATTTCATTGAGCTGGACCGGGAACCCCGTATTCGGGCCTCCATTGGTGGAGTGCCTATTTTTGAGTGCCAGTATGGCACCCACAATTCCAAATATGCGATCCGCATTGAAGAATGCCTGCGCAATGCGGACATGAGCTGGATGGGAGAAAAAGATGTCCACTGA
- the fliQ gene encoding flagellar biosynthesis protein FliQ gives MTSQLVLTMGREALTLLLMIAMPVLGVVMAVGLVVSIFQAVTQIHEATLAFVPKLIAAMVVFAVAGPWMISTLVDYIRRTIESIPSVIA, from the coding sequence ATGACCTCTCAGCTGGTTTTGACCATGGGGCGCGAAGCGCTCACCCTGCTTTTGATGATCGCCATGCCCGTGCTGGGTGTGGTGATGGCGGTGGGTTTGGTGGTCAGCATCTTTCAGGCCGTGACCCAGATCCATGAGGCGACCCTGGCCTTTGTTCCCAAGCTCATCGCGGCCATGGTGGTCTTTGCGGTGGCCGGCCCATGGATGATCAGTACCCTGGTGGATTACATCCGCCGGACCATTGAATCGATACCGTCGGTGATTGCCTGA
- a CDS encoding flagellar assembly protein FliH, whose product MPSSNQRVYSRFIPSEEVGDVTHWKFGAMDGADLEEPVPESEAAAGLPPALDEAQQQALIQEACDAAYAKGVAQGEAQASLQWQRRMDDYVANQGQEAAQRLNAVVQSLQASLADMQQHMAQDMLHLACDIARQVLRHELSVNPNALQPVVREAVGMLVSEGRPALVRLNPVDMESLAGSLREEFDGAAVQWMADAAVPAGGCLVESAGTVVDGSLDKRWQRAVAALGLDSAWQDGGDGDGNDH is encoded by the coding sequence ATGCCTTCGTCTAACCAGCGGGTGTATTCCCGCTTCATCCCCAGCGAAGAGGTGGGGGATGTCACCCACTGGAAGTTCGGTGCGATGGATGGCGCTGACCTGGAGGAGCCCGTACCTGAATCCGAGGCCGCAGCAGGGCTGCCGCCCGCGCTCGACGAAGCGCAGCAGCAGGCCCTGATTCAGGAGGCCTGCGATGCGGCCTACGCAAAGGGCGTGGCCCAGGGCGAGGCGCAGGCCTCGCTGCAATGGCAGCGCCGCATGGACGACTACGTGGCGAACCAAGGCCAGGAAGCGGCCCAGCGGCTGAATGCCGTGGTCCAGTCGCTGCAGGCGTCGCTGGCCGACATGCAGCAGCACATGGCGCAGGACATGCTGCACCTGGCCTGTGACATTGCCCGCCAGGTGCTGCGGCATGAGCTGTCGGTCAACCCCAACGCTTTGCAGCCCGTGGTGCGCGAGGCCGTGGGCATGCTGGTGTCCGAGGGGCGCCCGGCGCTGGTGCGCCTGAACCCTGTGGACATGGAAAGCCTGGCAGGGTCTTTGCGCGAAGAGTTTGATGGCGCTGCCGTGCAGTGGATGGCGGACGCCGCGGTGCCGGCTGGTGGCTGCCTGGTGGAGTCGGCCGGCACGGTGGTGGACGGCAGCCTGGACAAGCGTTGGCAGCGTGCCGTGGCGGCGCTGGGGCTCGATTCTGCGTGGCAGGACGGCGGTGATGGCGATGGCAACGACCACTGA
- a CDS encoding response regulator transcription factor, with translation MIHVVLCDDHAVLRRGIRDTLAEAPDILVTGEAGGYSELREVLRATPCDVLLLDLNMPGRSGLEVLASVRETHASIKVLVVSMYPEDQYALRCLRAGAQGYANKASDPVELIAAVRTVMQGRKYLTPEVAQMLAESLAQPAPEAPHAALSERELQTLVKIASGRKLSDIAEELMLSPKTVSVYRSRVLEKLKLSNNAELTVYAIRNELV, from the coding sequence GTGATTCATGTTGTGTTGTGTGATGACCACGCTGTCTTGCGCCGCGGCATACGCGATACGCTGGCCGAAGCTCCCGACATCCTTGTCACCGGCGAGGCGGGGGGGTATTCGGAGCTGCGCGAGGTGCTGCGGGCCACCCCCTGCGATGTGCTGCTGCTGGACCTGAACATGCCCGGACGCAGCGGACTGGAAGTGCTGGCCAGCGTGCGCGAAACCCACGCCAGCATCAAGGTGCTGGTGGTCTCGATGTATCCAGAAGACCAATATGCGCTGCGCTGCCTGCGCGCCGGTGCGCAGGGATATGCCAACAAGGCCAGCGATCCGGTCGAGCTCATTGCCGCCGTGCGCACCGTGATGCAGGGGCGCAAATACCTCACCCCTGAAGTGGCCCAGATGCTGGCGGAAAGCCTGGCACAACCTGCACCCGAGGCGCCCCATGCCGCGCTCTCCGAGCGTGAGCTGCAGACCCTCGTCAAGATTGCCTCGGGACGCAAGCTGTCGGACATTGCCGAAGAACTGATGCTCAGCCCCAAAACCGTCAGCGTCTACCGCTCGCGCGTTCTCGAAAAGCTCAAGCTCTCCAACAACGCCGAACTGACGGTCTACGCCATCCGCAACGAGCTGGTTTGA
- the fliI gene encoding flagellar protein export ATPase FliI, with translation MATTTETGSAWARFMDDARERVRAGAPLETRGTLTRLTGLVLEAAGIRVPVGSQCMVQMPGHTPILAEVVGFSADRAFLMPAGDIHGLSSGASVVPAAPYIPMPRLGEPPRPVHRAGVLRLPMGDGLLGRVVDSQGQPLDHGGPVQDVVSEPMDRRPINAMDRDPVREPLDTGVRAINALLTVGRGQRLGLFAGSGVGKSVLLGMMARYTQADVIVVGLIGERGREVKEFVEDILGEDGRARSVVVAAPADAPPLLRMQGAAYATAVAEHFRDKGKHVLLLMDSLTRYAMAQREIALAIGEPPATKGYPPSCFAKLPALVERSGNGLHGVGSITAFYTVLSEGDDQQDPIADAARAILDGHIVLSRALAETGHFPAIDIEQSASRVMHNVVSRGHFDLARRFRAVYSRYQKSRDLVQVGAYMSGSDPALDEAIRLQPQMAAFLQQDMFDAASMEQCLGGMAAVLDR, from the coding sequence ATGGCAACGACCACTGAGACGGGTTCTGCCTGGGCGCGTTTCATGGACGACGCCCGTGAGCGCGTGCGGGCCGGTGCGCCGCTGGAAACGCGGGGCACGCTCACGCGCCTGACGGGCCTGGTGCTGGAGGCTGCTGGCATTCGGGTGCCGGTGGGTTCGCAGTGCATGGTGCAGATGCCGGGCCACACACCCATTCTGGCCGAGGTGGTGGGGTTTTCTGCCGACCGGGCCTTTTTGATGCCCGCCGGGGACATCCATGGGCTGTCCAGCGGCGCCAGCGTGGTGCCTGCGGCGCCCTACATTCCCATGCCGCGCCTGGGCGAACCACCGCGCCCGGTGCATCGCGCCGGTGTGCTGCGGTTGCCCATGGGCGACGGATTGCTTGGGCGCGTGGTGGATTCGCAGGGGCAGCCTCTGGACCATGGCGGCCCGGTGCAGGATGTGGTCTCCGAGCCCATGGACCGCCGCCCGATCAATGCCATGGACCGGGACCCGGTGCGCGAACCGCTGGATACCGGTGTGCGCGCCATCAACGCCCTGCTGACCGTGGGGCGGGGGCAGCGGCTGGGCTTGTTTGCGGGCTCGGGCGTGGGCAAGAGCGTGCTGCTGGGCATGATGGCCCGCTACACCCAGGCCGATGTGATTGTGGTGGGGCTGATTGGCGAGCGGGGGCGCGAAGTCAAGGAGTTTGTTGAAGACATTCTGGGCGAGGATGGCCGCGCGCGGTCGGTGGTGGTGGCGGCGCCGGCTGATGCGCCGCCGCTGCTGCGCATGCAGGGGGCCGCCTATGCCACGGCCGTGGCTGAGCATTTTCGGGACAAGGGAAAACATGTGCTGCTGCTCATGGATTCGCTGACCCGCTATGCCATGGCCCAGCGGGAGATCGCGCTGGCCATTGGCGAGCCACCGGCCACCAAGGGCTATCCACCATCGTGTTTTGCCAAGCTGCCTGCGCTGGTGGAACGCAGCGGCAACGGGCTGCATGGCGTGGGATCCATCACCGCTTTCTATACCGTGCTGTCGGAGGGGGATGACCAGCAGGACCCCATTGCCGATGCGGCGCGGGCCATTCTGGACGGGCACATTGTGCTGTCGCGGGCGCTGGCCGAAACGGGGCATTTTCCGGCCATCGATATCGAGCAGTCGGCCTCGCGGGTGATGCACAACGTGGTGTCGCGCGGGCACTTCGACCTGGCGCGGCGGTTTCGGGCGGTGTATTCGCGCTACCAGAAGAGCCGGGATCTGGTGCAGGTGGGTGCTTACATGAGCGGCTCCGATCCGGCGCTGGACGAAGCGATCCGCCTGCAACCCCAGATGGCCGCCTTCCTGCAGCAGGACATGTTCGATGCGGCCTCCATGGAGCAATGCCTCGGCGGCATGGCTGCGGTGCTTGATCGCTGA
- the fliN gene encoding flagellar motor switch protein FliN → MSTDDNNEGKDSADDPFAGWAEALEEQKRTDDKPGDAEQGGPLSGEPVRPFSGGSDGTVNDINMVLDIPVQLSVELGRTKVPIKYILQLAQGSVVELDALAGEPMDVLVNGYLIAQGEVVVVNDKFGIRLTDVVTPSERLRRVSRG, encoded by the coding sequence ATGTCCACTGACGACAATAACGAAGGCAAAGACAGCGCGGACGATCCGTTTGCAGGCTGGGCCGAAGCGCTGGAAGAACAAAAGCGCACCGATGACAAGCCTGGTGACGCGGAGCAGGGGGGGCCATTGTCTGGCGAGCCGGTTCGTCCGTTCTCCGGTGGCAGTGACGGAACGGTCAACGACATCAACATGGTGCTCGACATTCCCGTGCAGCTGTCGGTGGAGCTGGGGCGTACCAAGGTGCCCATCAAGTACATCCTTCAGCTGGCACAGGGGTCCGTGGTGGAGCTCGACGCGCTGGCGGGCGAGCCCATGGATGTGCTGGTCAACGGCTACCTGATTGCACAGGGCGAGGTGGTGGTGGTCAATGACAAGTTCGGCATTCGACTTACCGACGTGGTAACGCCATCGGAGCGCCTGCGGCGGGTCAGCCGTGGATAG
- a CDS encoding flagellar basal body-associated FliL family protein yields MSATTPAAAPVPAKSKKLIVIGAVLVLLVLVGAGAAWFLASRSHAEEDDGSAPERKEAAKVVPTFLPMENMVVNLADPGGDRFAQIGITLEVSDAKTAEQIKQYLPSIRSGILLLTSQRTSEELLQREGKEKLASDILREVSRPLGYPVSSAKPRREVRDDDAEEPAARRKVEKNPVQRVLFSSFIIQ; encoded by the coding sequence GTGTCTGCCACCACTCCCGCTGCCGCACCGGTCCCGGCGAAAAGCAAGAAGCTGATCGTGATCGGCGCCGTGCTTGTCTTGCTGGTCCTTGTGGGCGCTGGCGCCGCATGGTTCCTTGCCAGCCGGTCCCATGCCGAGGAAGACGATGGTTCGGCGCCCGAGCGCAAGGAGGCGGCCAAGGTGGTGCCCACGTTCCTGCCCATGGAGAACATGGTGGTCAATCTCGCCGACCCTGGCGGCGACCGTTTTGCGCAAATCGGCATCACGCTGGAAGTGTCGGACGCCAAGACCGCCGAGCAGATCAAGCAATACCTGCCCAGCATTCGCAGTGGAATTTTGCTGCTGACCTCGCAGCGCACCTCGGAAGAGCTGCTGCAGCGCGAGGGCAAGGAAAAGCTGGCCTCCGACATCTTGCGCGAAGTGTCCCGTCCGCTGGGTTACCCGGTGTCGTCGGCCAAGCCTCGCCGCGAGGTGCGGGACGACGACGCGGAAGAGCCTGCCGCGCGCCGCAAGGTCGAGAAGAACCCTGTGCAGCGGGTGTTGTTTTCCAGTTTCATCATCCAGTGA
- the fliR gene encoding flagellar biosynthetic protein FliR — protein MITFTEAQLVAWISPILWPFLRVLAVFTVAPVFSMRAIPMRVKIGLAFLVALCAQAVLTNQPVISVNGREALGAVAQQVVVGLAIGFAVRLVFTAVELAGEIIGLQMGLNFASFFDPTSNAQVSAVARFFGNMATLLFVVINGHLMVLMAVVKSFDSFPADGNFLQALGQMHLHELGSSLFSSALWIALPMIALLTFVNLTLGIISRVAPQMNIYAVGFPVTLTVGLLGIAATLPMLEQPVLALMQQVMDLFEVQR, from the coding sequence GTGATCACCTTCACCGAGGCGCAACTCGTTGCCTGGATTTCGCCCATTCTTTGGCCCTTTTTGCGTGTGTTGGCCGTTTTTACGGTGGCGCCCGTGTTCTCGATGCGTGCCATTCCCATGCGGGTCAAGATCGGGCTGGCTTTTCTGGTCGCACTGTGTGCGCAGGCGGTTTTGACCAACCAGCCGGTGATCAGTGTGAACGGGCGCGAGGCCCTGGGGGCAGTGGCCCAGCAGGTGGTGGTGGGCCTGGCCATTGGGTTTGCAGTGCGCCTGGTGTTCACTGCCGTGGAACTGGCGGGTGAAATCATCGGTTTGCAGATGGGGCTGAATTTCGCTTCGTTCTTTGACCCGACGAGCAATGCGCAGGTGAGTGCGGTCGCGCGGTTTTTCGGAAACATGGCAACCCTGCTCTTTGTGGTCATCAATGGGCACCTGATGGTGTTGATGGCCGTGGTCAAGAGTTTTGACAGTTTTCCCGCCGACGGAAATTTCCTGCAGGCACTGGGGCAGATGCACCTGCACGAACTGGGGTCCTCGCTGTTTTCCAGTGCTTTGTGGATTGCGCTGCCAATGATCGCGCTGCTGACGTTTGTCAACCTGACCCTGGGCATCATTTCCCGTGTGGCCCCGCAGATGAATATCTATGCGGTGGGCTTTCCGGTGACCCTGACGGTCGGCTTGCTCGGCATCGCCGCGACATTGCCCATGCTGGAGCAGCCGGTGCTGGCATTGATGCAGCAGGTCATGGATCTTTTTGAGGTTCAGCGGTAG
- the fliP gene encoding flagellar type III secretion system pore protein FliP (The bacterial flagellar biogenesis protein FliP forms a type III secretion system (T3SS)-type pore required for flagellar assembly.), whose protein sequence is MVHVPAIAQSGGSLPLLVGSGSAGTSFSVPIQTLLFFTALSFLPAVLLMMTGFTRIVIVLSLLRQALGTQSAPPNQVIIGLSLFLTFFVMGPTLDRVYKDAYVPYTTNAISFEAALEKAEAPMREFMLKQTRQSDFALFSRLARLEATVTAETAPLRVLVPAFVTSELKSAFQIGFMIFIPFLVIDMVVSSILMSLGMMMLSPVLVALPFKLMLFVLADGWNLLIGSLAASFVT, encoded by the coding sequence ATGGTGCATGTGCCGGCCATTGCACAAAGCGGTGGCTCCTTGCCTTTGCTTGTGGGATCGGGCAGCGCGGGCACCAGTTTCTCGGTGCCTATCCAGACATTGCTGTTTTTCACGGCACTGTCGTTCCTGCCGGCGGTGCTGCTGATGATGACGGGTTTCACCCGCATCGTCATTGTGCTGTCGCTGTTGCGCCAGGCCCTGGGGACGCAGTCGGCCCCGCCCAATCAGGTCATCATTGGCTTGTCGCTCTTTCTCACGTTCTTTGTCATGGGGCCCACGCTGGACCGCGTGTATAAGGATGCCTATGTGCCCTACACCACCAACGCCATCAGCTTCGAGGCGGCGCTGGAAAAAGCCGAGGCACCGATGCGGGAGTTCATGCTCAAGCAGACCCGGCAGTCCGACTTTGCGCTGTTCTCCCGCCTGGCGCGGCTGGAAGCGACAGTCACCGCCGAAACCGCACCGTTGCGCGTACTGGTGCCTGCCTTTGTGACGAGTGAGCTCAAGTCCGCATTCCAGATCGGATTCATGATTTTCATCCCGTTTCTGGTCATCGACATGGTGGTTTCCAGCATCCTCATGTCCTTGGGCATGATGATGTTGTCGCCCGTGCTGGTGGCATTGCCGTTCAAGCTCATGCTGTTTGTGCTGGCCGATGGCTGGAATCTGCTGATTGGCTCGCTGGCGGCCAGTTTTGTGACCTGA
- a CDS encoding ATP-binding protein, producing MVKAIPDHPLKILHLEDSLADHGLAKAALRRSGMAFTLQHVDTLETFKTLTANEPFDIILADYRLAGFTALDAWRHVAQLPQHPPFVLLSGAIGETAAVDAMRLGIADYLSKDDMVRLPHVMARAIEVHEARKMREHAMAELAASQRRLADLTEHLQTSIEKERAAIAREIHDDIGGALTAVRFDIAWIGRHTHDPAMQEHASAAADMLQHAIGASQRIMMNLRPPILDQGLVAAVQWLASSFERRTGVPTVLRASSAVVNIPAEVQLVAYRTAQEALTNVAKYAAPQRVRIDLADSEGVLTLEVADDGCGIEPAMRDKPKAFGLKGLLERARTVNGWLDISSQPGKGTSVILSVPIASRDNASAEGEPQ from the coding sequence ATGGTCAAAGCAATACCCGACCATCCCCTAAAGATCCTTCATCTTGAAGATTCTCTTGCCGATCACGGACTGGCGAAGGCGGCCTTGCGCCGCTCGGGTATGGCATTCACGCTCCAGCATGTGGATACGCTGGAGACCTTCAAGACCCTGACGGCGAACGAACCTTTCGACATCATCCTGGCCGACTACCGCTTGGCTGGTTTTACAGCACTGGATGCATGGCGGCATGTTGCGCAATTGCCGCAACATCCGCCCTTTGTCCTGCTCTCCGGGGCCATCGGGGAAACAGCGGCCGTCGACGCCATGCGGCTCGGAATAGCGGACTACCTGTCCAAAGACGACATGGTGCGCCTGCCCCACGTCATGGCCCGCGCCATCGAGGTCCACGAGGCGAGGAAGATGCGTGAACACGCCATGGCCGAACTGGCCGCATCCCAGCGCCGCCTGGCCGATCTGACCGAGCATCTGCAAACATCCATCGAAAAGGAGCGCGCGGCAATCGCCCGGGAAATCCACGACGATATCGGTGGCGCCCTCACTGCCGTACGCTTTGACATCGCCTGGATCGGGCGCCATACCCACGATCCGGCGATGCAGGAACATGCCTCAGCCGCGGCCGACATGCTCCAGCATGCCATTGGCGCCAGCCAGCGCATCATGATGAACTTGCGCCCGCCCATTCTCGACCAGGGTCTGGTCGCCGCTGTCCAGTGGCTGGCCAGCAGTTTCGAGCGCCGCACGGGTGTCCCGACAGTGCTCCGTGCGAGCAGCGCAGTCGTCAACATACCGGCCGAAGTGCAGTTGGTCGCCTATCGCACCGCCCAGGAAGCGCTGACCAACGTCGCCAAATATGCGGCACCACAAAGAGTCCGCATTGACCTGGCAGACAGCGAAGGTGTGCTGACGCTGGAGGTCGCCGACGACGGCTGCGGAATCGAACCCGCCATGCGCGACAAACCCAAGGCGTTTGGCCTGAAGGGCTTGCTGGAGCGGGCTCGCACCGTGAACGGCTGGCTGGACATCAGCAGCCAGCCCGGCAAAGGCACCAGCGTGATTCTCTCTGTCCCTATCGCATCGCGCGACAATGCATCCGCCGAAGGAGAGCCCCAGTGA
- a CDS encoding FliO/MopB family protein — MTQTLVIVVLFVVAMAALPWLVRRVQLRHAAGGATGGAASRVLSALAVGPQQRVVTVEVGPEGARACLVLGVTAQSITCLHVMGSPTAVAQGTPVASFAGAMALAAQPPEKASHV, encoded by the coding sequence ATGACCCAGACGCTTGTCATTGTGGTGCTGTTCGTGGTGGCCATGGCGGCCCTGCCGTGGCTGGTGCGGCGAGTGCAGTTGCGCCATGCGGCGGGCGGGGCCACTGGAGGCGCTGCGTCTCGCGTGCTGTCCGCTTTGGCGGTGGGCCCCCAGCAGCGTGTGGTGACCGTGGAGGTGGGGCCGGAAGGGGCACGCGCCTGTCTGGTGCTGGGCGTGACGGCCCAGAGTATCACCTGTCTGCATGTCATGGGTTCCCCTACTGCTGTTGCTCAGGGCACTCCTGTGGCTTCCTTTGCCGGTGCCATGGCGCTGGCCGCACAACCCCCCGAAAAGGCTTCCCATGTCTGA